The following are encoded together in the Actinoplanes sp. N902-109 genome:
- a CDS encoding carbamoyltransferase C-terminal domain-containing protein, which yields MLILGISGLHRSLAVKQSLIAGLEPRERRMAQGLDSAAALVSEDGVVAAAAQERFSGDKGTNLFPRDAIEACLRAAGIGIADVDAVAHGFRYEPTPLVDLDTFSRRWFDEVYCERAQLDVLGEQYPDIDWRRKLVRVPHHLAHAASAYHLSGFEAATVLVADGSGETESTTVFAGSGPRLERLRSYPLMSSLGLLYGIVTHYLGFLPGMDEYKVMGLAPYGDWHRHADTVEHLVRLGPDGALAVPLLAFNKDAVERETNRGALRRLGELLGPPRDPDEPIEQRHMDIAATVQHCLEEALLHVLRPAVAGGPPRPLCLAGGVALNCTANGVLAASGLFSDIFVQPAAGDDGTALGAALWTLHERASAAPRRRMGMPYWGDAAAPGQIEEALAGLGPGYRVERLGPDDLVDRVADRIADGSVVAWFQGRMEFGPRALGNRSILADPGGPLMRAHLNDVVKQREEFRPFAPAVPAEDAARYFEIEPGREHMYQHMLFVAPVRAEYRDRLPAVTHVDGSARVQVVGQDSAPLFWRLLRRFGERRELPVLLNTSFNLRGQPIVRTAAEAVATYARSRIDVLAIGDFLVTRPGPLRDRAAGVWREFLAVDGPADSDHFFDLGGHSALAVEVALRLRELTGTDVPLDVLFEHPRFGELLAALEAGDD from the coding sequence ATGCTGATCCTCGGTATCAGCGGGCTGCACCGCAGCCTCGCCGTCAAACAGAGCCTGATCGCCGGGCTCGAACCGCGCGAACGCCGGATGGCCCAGGGCCTCGACTCGGCCGCGGCGCTGGTCAGCGAGGACGGCGTCGTCGCCGCCGCCGCGCAGGAACGTTTCAGCGGCGACAAGGGCACCAACCTGTTCCCGCGCGACGCCATCGAGGCCTGCCTGCGCGCCGCGGGCATCGGCATCGCAGACGTCGACGCGGTCGCGCACGGCTTCCGGTACGAACCCACCCCGCTGGTCGACCTCGACACGTTCAGCCGCCGCTGGTTCGACGAGGTCTACTGCGAGCGGGCCCAGCTGGACGTGCTGGGCGAGCAGTACCCGGACATCGACTGGCGGCGCAAGCTGGTCCGGGTGCCGCACCACCTCGCACACGCGGCCAGCGCGTACCACCTCAGCGGCTTCGAGGCGGCCACGGTGCTGGTCGCCGACGGCAGTGGCGAGACCGAGTCCACCACCGTCTTCGCCGGGTCCGGCCCACGGCTGGAACGGCTGCGCAGCTACCCGCTGATGAGCTCGCTCGGGCTGCTGTACGGCATCGTCACGCACTACCTCGGGTTCCTGCCGGGCATGGACGAGTACAAGGTGATGGGGCTGGCGCCGTACGGCGACTGGCACCGGCACGCCGACACCGTCGAGCACCTGGTCCGGCTGGGGCCGGACGGCGCCCTGGCCGTACCGCTGCTCGCCTTCAACAAGGACGCGGTGGAGCGGGAGACCAACCGGGGTGCGCTGCGCCGGCTCGGTGAGCTCCTCGGCCCGCCGCGCGACCCGGACGAACCGATCGAGCAGCGGCACATGGACATCGCCGCGACGGTGCAGCACTGTCTGGAGGAGGCGCTGCTGCACGTCCTGCGACCGGCGGTCGCCGGGGGGCCGCCACGCCCGCTGTGCCTGGCCGGTGGCGTGGCGCTCAACTGCACCGCCAACGGTGTGCTGGCCGCCAGCGGGCTGTTCAGCGACATCTTCGTGCAACCGGCCGCGGGCGACGACGGCACCGCGCTGGGCGCCGCGCTGTGGACGCTGCACGAGCGGGCCTCGGCGGCACCCCGGCGGCGGATGGGCATGCCGTACTGGGGTGACGCGGCCGCGCCGGGCCAGATCGAGGAAGCGCTGGCCGGGCTCGGCCCCGGGTACCGGGTCGAACGGCTCGGACCGGACGACCTGGTGGACCGGGTCGCGGACCGGATCGCGGACGGCTCGGTGGTGGCCTGGTTCCAGGGCCGGATGGAGTTCGGCCCGCGGGCGCTGGGCAACCGCAGCATCCTGGCCGACCCGGGCGGCCCGCTCATGCGCGCGCACCTCAACGACGTGGTCAAGCAGCGCGAGGAGTTCCGCCCGTTCGCCCCGGCCGTCCCGGCCGAGGACGCGGCCCGCTACTTCGAGATCGAGCCGGGTCGCGAGCACATGTACCAGCACATGCTGTTCGTCGCGCCGGTGCGCGCCGAGTACCGCGACCGGCTGCCCGCGGTGACCCACGTGGACGGTTCGGCCCGGGTGCAGGTGGTCGGGCAGGACAGCGCCCCGCTGTTCTGGCGGCTGCTGCGCCGCTTCGGCGAGCGGCGGGAACTGCCGGTGCTGCTGAACACCTCGTTCAACCTTCGCGGGCAGCCCATCGTGCGGACGGCGGCCGAGGCGGTTGCCACGTACGCGCGCTCGCGCATCGACGTGCTGGCCATCGGCGACTTCCTGGTGACCCGGCCGGGCCCGCTGCGCGACCGGGCGGCGGGGGTGTGGCGCGAGTTCCTGGCCGTGGACGGCCCGGCCGACAGCGACCACTTCTTCGACCTGGGCGGCCACTCGGCGCTCGCCGTCGAGGTGGCGCTGCGGCTGCGCGAGCTCACCGGCACCGACGTGCCGCTGGACGTCCTGTTCGAACATCCGCGCTTCGGTGAGCTGCTGGCAGCGCTGGAGGCCGGCGATGACTGA
- a CDS encoding non-ribosomal peptide synthetase, giving the protein MPTDQLTPAEERLWFAEQRNRATPVYHLSVHYRFTGRLDVERLRTALDELAARHPALRRGFTAPGRSFTLPSASPAPVSPRSASPAPVSPPSANAAPVSPPSASPLPPSPPPPSAAPVSAPGATTTRVSVPLECRDARDLPEAQVQRLLDTAARTPFDLAAPPLLRALLVTGASGDQLLLTVHHLVCDGTSMARLEAELEELYTGVGPAPEPVVAVRQQRRDEGKALAYWRAALTGAPAGLSLPHDRARPRVLGVAGATHALPLPPELPAAMEALAARERLSPFMVWVLAYVAGLTAVTGDRDLVIAVPVSARRPEQQAEIGMFADIVPLRFVLPPGLTGRGLAALVRSTVAGALAYGHVPFQTLVERLWPKDDRLRAPLAQAALTYVDATGCALRAGTPSVHRELLPTGTAKFEVLWAVTRHPGRTVAELEYSTELFTERAAAALHQRMLAAATAVLTRPDAELPGGPAEPPNETPVHEHVRRHVATRPDAVAVRHHEVRLTYRQLDDRAAVIAAGLRAAGLRRGGVVALPMVRSADAVAACLGVLYAGCAYLPIDVNQPHERIRGIVRGTAHAAVVADDTMAGALAGLVPVLPLATLTGRDERFRSVRITGGDVAYVMSTSGSTGRPKAVVVPHRAITRLVIGADYVTVDPSDRVAHLSNPAFDAATFEIWGALANGATLVVEDRDVALSPPRLSAFLEQQRITVMWLTATLLHQVVDFAPDALRHLRVLLFGGEQADERRLAKLLAGHPPAQLINGYGPTENTTFSTCHEVSAADIAAGVVPIGRAIRGTTAHALDAAGDPVPEGETGELYVGGAGLALGYLGAPELTAAAFVPDPFDPRGGRRLYRTGDLVRVRPGGGYEFVGRADDQVKVRGFRVELGEIELALRRQPGVTAAVVFARPSPHGTEIVAGVAADPAGRAELDRRLRAELPDYLVPTLVVLDRIPVNANGKADRTALLAASRPAPEPIEEPETGAVAAIWCEVLDREHARPGDNFLTHGGHSLLALRLLSRLDEELGVQLDLADFLADPTLRGLTALVAQAEPTAIERSQP; this is encoded by the coding sequence ATGCCCACCGACCAGCTCACCCCGGCCGAGGAGCGGCTGTGGTTCGCCGAGCAACGCAACCGTGCCACGCCGGTCTACCACCTCAGTGTCCACTACCGCTTCACCGGCCGGCTGGACGTCGAGCGGCTGCGCACGGCGCTCGACGAACTCGCCGCCCGTCATCCCGCCCTGCGCCGAGGTTTCACCGCGCCAGGCCGCAGCTTCACCCTGCCGTCAGCGAGCCCCGCGCCGGTGAGCCCGCGGTCAGCGAGCCCCGCGCCGGTGAGCCCGCCGTCTGCGAACGCGGCGCCGGTGAGCCCGCCGTCAGCAAGCCCGCTGCCGCCGAGCCCGCCGCCGCCGAGCGCGGCACCGGTGAGCGCCCCAGGAGCGACCACGACGCGGGTCAGCGTGCCGCTGGAGTGCCGGGACGCCCGTGACCTCCCCGAGGCGCAGGTGCAGCGGCTGCTGGACACCGCCGCGCGCACGCCGTTCGACCTGGCGGCACCGCCGTTGCTGCGGGCGCTGCTGGTGACCGGTGCGAGCGGCGACCAGTTGCTGCTCACCGTGCATCATCTGGTGTGCGACGGCACCTCGATGGCCCGGCTGGAGGCCGAGCTGGAGGAGCTGTACACCGGGGTCGGCCCGGCGCCGGAGCCGGTCGTGGCAGTGCGGCAGCAGCGGCGGGACGAGGGCAAGGCCCTGGCGTACTGGCGGGCTGCGCTCACCGGCGCGCCGGCCGGGCTGTCGTTGCCGCACGACCGGGCCCGGCCGCGGGTGCTGGGCGTCGCGGGGGCCACCCACGCGCTCCCGCTCCCGCCCGAACTACCGGCCGCGATGGAGGCGCTGGCCGCCCGGGAACGGCTCAGCCCGTTCATGGTGTGGGTGCTGGCCTACGTCGCCGGGTTGACCGCGGTGACCGGTGACCGGGACCTGGTGATCGCTGTGCCGGTGTCGGCGCGCCGACCGGAGCAGCAGGCCGAGATCGGGATGTTCGCCGACATCGTGCCGTTGCGGTTCGTGTTGCCGCCGGGGCTGACCGGGCGCGGGCTGGCCGCTCTGGTGCGCAGCACCGTCGCCGGGGCGCTCGCCTACGGTCATGTGCCGTTCCAGACCCTGGTCGAGCGGTTGTGGCCGAAGGACGACCGGCTGCGCGCGCCGCTGGCCCAGGCCGCACTGACCTATGTGGACGCGACTGGTTGCGCGCTGCGGGCCGGGACGCCGTCGGTGCATCGCGAGCTGCTGCCCACCGGCACCGCCAAGTTCGAGGTGCTGTGGGCGGTCACCCGGCATCCCGGTCGTACGGTGGCCGAGCTGGAGTACAGCACCGAGCTGTTCACCGAACGGGCGGCAGCCGCCCTGCACCAGCGGATGCTGGCCGCCGCGACCGCGGTCCTCACCCGGCCCGATGCCGAACTGCCGGGCGGTCCCGCGGAGCCGCCGAATGAGACCCCGGTGCACGAGCATGTCCGACGGCATGTGGCTACCCGCCCGGACGCCGTGGCCGTGCGGCATCACGAGGTGCGGCTGACCTATCGCCAGCTGGACGATCGGGCCGCGGTGATCGCGGCCGGGCTGCGTGCGGCCGGGCTGCGCCGGGGCGGTGTGGTGGCGCTCCCGATGGTGCGCAGCGCGGATGCGGTCGCGGCCTGTCTCGGCGTCCTCTACGCCGGTTGCGCCTACCTCCCCATCGACGTCAATCAACCCCACGAGCGTATTCGCGGCATCGTACGGGGTACCGCGCACGCCGCCGTCGTCGCCGACGACACCATGGCCGGCGCCCTCGCCGGGCTGGTGCCGGTGCTGCCCCTGGCCACGCTGACCGGCCGGGACGAACGCTTCCGGTCGGTGCGGATCACCGGTGGCGACGTGGCGTACGTGATGTCCACCTCGGGGTCGACCGGGCGGCCGAAGGCCGTGGTCGTGCCGCACCGCGCGATCACCCGGCTGGTCATCGGGGCCGACTACGTCACCGTCGATCCCAGCGACCGGGTGGCGCACCTGTCGAACCCGGCGTTCGACGCGGCCACCTTCGAGATCTGGGGCGCGCTGGCCAACGGCGCCACCCTGGTGGTGGAGGACCGCGACGTGGCGCTGTCCCCGCCGCGGCTGAGCGCCTTCCTCGAGCAGCAGCGCATCACGGTCATGTGGCTCACCGCCACGCTGCTGCACCAGGTCGTCGACTTCGCCCCGGACGCCCTGCGGCACCTGCGGGTGCTGCTGTTCGGCGGCGAGCAGGCCGACGAGCGGCGGCTGGCGAAGCTGCTTGCCGGGCACCCGCCGGCCCAGTTGATCAACGGGTACGGGCCGACCGAGAACACCACGTTCAGCACCTGTCACGAGGTGAGCGCCGCGGACATCGCCGCCGGGGTGGTGCCGATCGGCCGGGCGATCCGCGGCACCACGGCCCATGCCCTCGACGCGGCCGGCGACCCGGTGCCGGAGGGGGAGACCGGCGAGCTGTACGTCGGCGGCGCCGGGCTGGCCCTCGGCTACCTCGGTGCGCCGGAGCTGACCGCGGCGGCCTTCGTGCCCGACCCGTTCGACCCGCGTGGCGGCCGGCGGTTGTACCGCACCGGCGACCTCGTGCGGGTCCGGCCCGGCGGCGGGTACGAGTTCGTGGGCCGCGCCGACGACCAGGTCAAGGTGCGCGGCTTCCGGGTCGAGCTGGGCGAGATCGAGCTGGCCCTGCGCCGCCAGCCGGGGGTGACCGCGGCGGTGGTGTTCGCCCGGCCCTCCCCGCACGGCACCGAGATCGTCGCCGGGGTGGCCGCGGACCCGGCCGGCCGGGCCGAGCTGGACCGGCGGCTGCGCGCGGAACTGCCCGACTACCTGGTCCCGACGCTGGTGGTGCTCGACCGGATACCGGTCAACGCCAACGGCAAAGCCGACCGTACCGCGCTGCTCGCCGCGAGCAGGCCGGCGCCGGAGCCGATCGAGGAGCCGGAAACCGGTGCTGTCGCGGCGATCTGGTGCGAGGTCCTCGACCGCGAGCACGCCCGGCCCGGCGACAACTTCCTGACCCACGGCGGGCACTCCCTGCTCGCCCTGCGCCTGCTGTCCCGGCTCGACGAGGAGCTCGGCGTGCAGCTCGACCTGGCCGACTTCCTGGCCGACCCCACCCTGCGCGGCCTGACCGCCCTGGTGGCGCAGGCCGAACCCACCGCCATCGAACGGAGTCAACCATGA
- a CDS encoding MbtH family NRPS accessory protein produces MTGQNTGTRYTVVVNDEEQYSIWAADRALPAGWHAAGTSGTREECLAEIGRVWTDLRPRSLRRAMGEL; encoded by the coding sequence ATGACCGGGCAGAACACCGGAACCCGCTACACCGTCGTCGTCAACGACGAGGAGCAGTACTCCATCTGGGCGGCCGACCGGGCGCTGCCGGCCGGCTGGCACGCCGCCGGCACCAGCGGCACCCGGGAGGAATGCCTGGCCGAGATCGGCCGGGTGTGGACCGACCTGCGACCGCGCAGCCTGCGCCGGGCGATGGGAGAGCTGTGA